In one Oncorhynchus nerka isolate Pitt River linkage group LG7, Oner_Uvic_2.0, whole genome shotgun sequence genomic region, the following are encoded:
- the LOC115132405 gene encoding collagen alpha-1(IX) chain-like, whose translation MEHHCALLTRKRPRNPAMLLYSSTCMALFSLLLSPALGQLDLNRLDGDTAVCPPMRNGQDDLPGFDLITQFQLDVIPLKGVRKVEGSTPLQVAYRLDREANFQIPTRLNFPWGFPDEYSVMVTFRMIKNTVNKVWNVWQVVDEDGRKQAGLRLNGDQQALEYFLMGQDGNLQTVTFPGLSVLFNTKWHKVMIGVERDQVTLYVDCQAVDKKPIKGKGPVNTEGDTLIGRLDTDADASVVFELQWMLIHCDPKRANRENCQELPITEMYANAEPDPKPIPGPPGPTGPEGPRGPHGEDGRDGRDGPPGSPGSAGTSGAKGEQGEIGLPGHRGMPGLPGADGIHGSMGPRGPVGERGLQGFPGPAGSPGPKTAGPPGPPGKAGTPGDEGNIGPEGAPGPRGGLGLPGPAGLPGPPGPVGPPGAGKAEGSGEDCPAACPAGPQGSPGLPGIKGHKGLPGDDGAAGEAGQKGEPGPSGVQGLTGKMGDDGQRGPIGFPGTLGEKGDRGPPGFNGIPGPTGPPGSPGVEGSRGRQGLEGDKGDDGAIGPQGDQGPVGAKGDTGTPGEDGMDGLPGVDGAKGQAGVPGTVGVRGIVGIPGLPGKQGLVGAGGAKGDTGDDGPVGPIGIPGKTGATGPAGEDGQPGDKGASGETGKQGPVGVTGDTGIQGDKGDKGHTGEKGLKGHTGYKGDQGPIGPVGPKGSEGDPGLIGDSGVKGDQGPPGVPGIKGEVGEKGMKGYTGEDGRPGQPGHEGLTGPQGTNGLEGERGLTGSPGPRGLPGPKVSDIKLRELCSAIVEEHLAEFKKEVLKKPAAIGAPGMAGLPGPPGPPGPAGTVGDAGPRGLMGMKGPHGYFGLPGTPGKQGDTGVKGDTGHKGEKGVGTPGSPGEPGPQGVAGSPGIGKDGKDGPPGKDGVNGSPGASGPRGATGAPGYCDPSDCIGRPPPLYMMNGGKKSSSYRKGP comes from the exons AGTTAGATCTCAACAGGTTAGATGGGGACACAGCTGTCTGCCCTCCCATGAGAAATGGACAGGATGACCTCCCAG GGTTTGATCTGATCACCCAGTTCCAGCTGGATGTTATTCCTCTGAAGGGGGTGAGGAAGGTGGagggctccactcctctccagGTGGCATATCGCCTTGATAGGGAGGCCAACTTCCAGATCCCTACCAG GCTCAATTTCCCCTGGGGTTTCCCTGACGAGTACTCCGTCATGGTCACGTTCCGTATGATCAAGAACACGGTGAACAAGGTGTGGAACGTGTGGCAGGTGGTGGATGAAGACGGCCGGAAGCAGGCAGGGCTCAGGTTGAATGGAGACCAGCAGGCCTTGGagtacttcctgatgggccagGATGGCAACCTGCAGACCGTCACCTTCCCAGGGCTCTCTGTGTTGTTCAACACCAAGTGGCACAAG GTGATGATTGGGGTGGAGAGAGACCAGGTCACCCTGTATGTGGACTGTCAGGCCGTGGACAAGAAGCCCATCAAGGGGAAAGGCCCCGTCAACACAGAGGGAGATACGCTTATTGGGAGGCTGGATACTGACGCTGATGCTTCTGTTGTG TTTGAACTTCAATGGATGTTGATCCATTGCGACCCGAAGAGAGCCAATAGAGAGAACTGCCAGGAGTTGCCTATCACAGAG ATGTATGCCAATGCTGAG CCTGACCCCAAGCCTATCCCTGGCCCTCCCGGTCCCACCGGCCCTGAGGGGCCCCGGGGGCCACATGGAGAGGACGGCAGGGACGGTAGAGAT GGCCCTCCAGGTTCACCTGGCAGTGCTGGCACTTCT GGGGCCAAAGGGGAACAGGGGGAGATCGGTCTTCCTGGACACAGAGGCATGCCTGGCCTACCAGGAGCTGAT GGAATACATGGTTCAATGGGCCCAAGAGGACCTGTGGGTGAGAGA GGACTTCAAGGTTTTCCTGGGCCAGCAGGCTCTCCC GGACCTAAGACAGCTGGGCCTCCC GGCCCACCTGGGAAAGCAGGAACTCCAGGAGACGAGGGGAACATTGGGCCTGAG GGTGCCCCTGGgcctagagggggtctgggtctCCCTGGTCCCGCTGGTCTACCAGGACCACCTGGACCTGTG GGACCACCTGGGGCTGGCAAAGCTGAGGGGAGTGGGGAAGAT TGCCCTGCTGCCTGTCCAGCTGGACCACAGGGAAGCCCAGGGCTACCAGGGATAAAG GGGCACAAGGGATTACCAGGTGATGATGGAGCTGCAGGGGAAGCTGGACAAAAG GGTGAGCCAGGACCATCTGGGGTGCAGGGCCTAACAGGCAAGATGGGAGATGAT GGACAAAGAGGTCCAATTGGTTTTCCGGGTACTCttggagagaaaggagacagg GGTCCCCCTGGTTTCAACGGCATCCCAGGACCCACTGGACCACCGGGATCTCCT GGTGTGGAGGGCAGTCGTGGACGTCAGGGTCTGGAGGGAGATAAAGGTGATGAT GGAGCGATCGGTCCTCAAGGGGATCAGGGGCCTGTTGGAGCAAAGGGAGATACT GGTACTCCTGGGGAAGATGGCATGGATGGACTCCCTGGAGTGGATGGAGCTAAA GGACAGGCTGGCGTTCCCGGGACTGTTGGAGTCAGGGGTATCGTCGGAATTCCA GGGTTACCAGGAAAACAGGGGCTAGTTGGAGCTGGAGGTGCCAAG GGCGATACAGGAGATGATGGACCAGTAGGACCAATCGGAATTCCTGGGAAGACA GGGGCAACTGGACCAGCAGGAGAAGATGGACAACCAGGAGACAAAGGAGCTTCT GGTGAGACAGGAAAGCAGGGACCAGTGGGGGTCACAGGTGATACAGGCATCCAGGGTGACAAAGGGGACAAAGGTCACACTGGTGAAAAAGGACTGAAAGGTCACACTGGATATAAGGGAGACCAG GGTCCTATTGGTCCCGTTGGCCCAAAGGGAAGTGAA GGTGATCCAGGTCTTATAGGTGATTCTGGAGTCAAGGGAGACCAG GGTCCTCCTGGTGTTCCTGGAATCAAAGGAGAG GTTGGAGAGAAGGGCATGAAGGGATATACCGGGGAAGATGGTAGACCAGGGCAGCCAGGTCATGAAGGTTTGACCGGTCCCCAGGGAACCAAtggactggagggagagagagggttaactgGATCACCTGGGCCTAGGGGCCTACCT GGTCCTAAAGTGAGTGATATCAAACTTCGCGAACTATGCTCAGCAATTGTTGAAG AACACTTGGCAGAGTTTAAGAAGGAGGTACTGAAGAAACCAGCAGCGATCGGGGCCCCTGGAATGGCAGGACTGCCGGGCCCTCCAGGTCCCCCGGGCCCAGCAGGGACTGTAGGAGATGCAGGCCCCAGAGGACTGATGGGAATGAAGGGACCACATGGATACTTTGGGTTACCAGGTACACCTGGAAAACAAG GTGACACTGGTGTAAAGGGGGATACTGGACATAAGGGAGAAAAGGGAGTTGGAACCCCAGGAAGTCCAGGCGAACCAGGCCCACAAG gtgtgGCTGGCAGCCCTGGCATTGGGAAGGACGGTAAAGATGGACCTCCCGGTAAAGACGGTGTTAATGGTAGCCCAGGTGCCTCTGGTCCCAGGGGAGCTACAGGAGCCCCAGGCTATTGTGACCCCTCAGACTGTATAGGCAGGCCCCCACCTCTCTACATGATGAATGGGGGGAAGAAATCCTCCAGCTACAGGAAGGGGCCGTGA